A section of the Vespa velutina chromosome 6, iVesVel2.1, whole genome shotgun sequence genome encodes:
- the LOC124949591 gene encoding low affinity immunoglobulin epsilon Fc receptor-like, protein MDHFWFAVYLTLGCLVAGVLPQYRDKNTSTAENDAVQALLARYLQKRLQGTQLSTLPPPAVLFNSRHQAKVRQAAQKDSTNSDGLARNSHPSSSYKDNRKHREDYDDDYVDDLQGFEDSDRSRTRIDLLADDCPNCVDEQSNTLSASRWTMPLLKLGEKRYYLGIFFKANWYRASQYCRYHGMHLASIASQEENDRLEKHIKDFGLGHEHFWTSGTDQAEEGTFFWMANGRPITFENWNVGEPNNFRYENGEEEHCLELWNRDGKGLKWNDSPCSFETFFVCEVQ, encoded by the exons GCACGGCCGAGAACGACGCGGTTCAAGCCCTCCTCGCCAGATATCTGCAGAAACGTCTTCAAGGTACTCAGCTCTCGACGCTGCCGCCGCCGGCCGTCCTCTTCAACTCTCGTCATCAGGCAAAAGTCCGTCAAGCCGCGCAGAAAGACTCGACGAACAGCGACGGCTTAGCTCGCAATTCTCATCCTTCATCTAGCTACAAGGATAATAGGAAGCACAGAGAGGACTACGACGATGATTACGTGGACGATCTTCAAGGGTTCGAGGACAGCGATAGGAGCAGGACTAGAATCGATCTTCTTGCTG acGACTGTCCAAATTGCGTCGACGAACAAAGTAACACCTTGAGCGCTTCCAGATGGACGATGCCGTTGTTGAAGCTTGGCGAGAAACGTTACTACTTGGGTATCTTCTTCAAG GCTAACTGGTACAGAGCGTCGCAGTACTGTCGTTATCACGGTATGCACCTTGCTAGCATAGCCTCCCAAGAAGAAAACGACAGACTGGAGAAGCACATCAAAGACTTTGGGCTTGGACACGAACATTTTTGGACGTCTGGTACCGATCAGGCGGAAGAAGGGACCTTCTTTTGGATGGCCAATGGACGGCCAATCACGTTCGAGAACTGGAACGTCGGCGAACCCAACAATTTCCG atACGAGAACGGCGAGGAGGAACACTGTTTGGAATTGTGGAATAGGGACGGTAAAGGGTTAAAATGGAACGACAGCCCTTGCAGCTTCGAAACTTTCTTCGTCTGTGAAGTGCagtga